In Rhipicephalus microplus isolate Deutch F79 chromosome 7, USDA_Rmic, whole genome shotgun sequence, one genomic interval encodes:
- the LOC142767873 gene encoding chitotriosidase-1-like produces the protein MAFKISRRRTEREDSWNASELEFLAPRLVRNGSRAVLCFYDRRAHRLPPPYAYFPRQMALRYCTHAVYHAPFALHDDRLAYRNPGFDRQFGMPELARVARLRGYGTQLLFTVGGEDTDNANWSRLASDEVRRETFAKDLKETLVTLGYDGVNLHWSTPGGRCGRAGDAHALTDLVRLLRTRLRRPLAPRDFLLVVTLPPQEHFVEVASQLAPLAKLTDFVVVQAHSMYGPSSPWPRCASPYEAVQGPSVRALLDSLAARLFHGHWGKLCITHSLAAVTYRLADYGTAAVGAIVGDISEGDGASAGPGEPQSITGTPGKAAYFEVCGWTRQRSRSRECSMLRSGSTVAALEGPEALRHKLARMALDGHGRLCLAALDTHLDDPLGACGGAMSPLLKRLYEDPLET, from the exons ATGGCCTTCAAGATTAGCCGGCGGCGCACC GAGCGTGAAGATTCGTGGAACGCGAGCGAGCTGGAGTTCCTCGCTCCGCGCCTGGTGCGCAACGGTTCACGTGCTGTGCTCTGCTTTTACGACCGGCGTGCCCACCGGTTACCGCCGCCTTACGCCTACTTCCCACGGCAGATGGCGCTGCGATACTGCACGCACGCCGTATACCATGCACCCTTCGCGCTTCACGACGACCGGCTGGCGTACCGGAACCCGGGATTCGACAG GCAATTCGGCATGCCCGAGCTGGCCCGCGTTGCTCGTCTCCGAGGATACGGCACGCAGCTTCTCTTCACGGTGGGCGGCGAAGACACCGACAACGCGAACTGGTCGCGCCTCGCATCCGACGAAGTCCGCAGGGAAACGTTCGCCAAGGACCTCAAG GAGACGCTGGTAACGCTTGGCTACGACGGTGTCAACCTTCACTGGTCTACCCCTGGCGGTCGGTGCGGCCGCGCCGGCGACGCTCACGCCCTCACGGACCTGGTGCGGCTGCTGCGAACGCGGCTGAGGCGACCGCTGGCACCCCGCGATTTCCTGCTCGTCGTGACCTTGCCACCGCAGGAGCACTTTGTCGAGGTGGCGTCACAGTTGGCGCCGCTAGCCAAGCTGACCGACTTCGTCGTGGTCCAG GCGCACTCCATGTACGGTCCATCTAGCCCGTGGCCTCGCTGCGCTAGCCCTTACGAAGCTGTCCAGGGGCCAAGCGTGCGCGCCCTTTTGGATTCCCTGGCGGCCCGGCTCTTCCACGGTCACTGGGGCAAGCTGTGCATCACTCACTCACTGGCAGCCGTCACGTACCGCCTAGCCGATTATGGCACGGCGGCTGTCGGCGCCATAGTCGGTGACATCAGCGAGGGCGACGGCGCCAGCGCCGGACCCGGCGAGCCGCAGTCCATCACTGGCACGCCGGGCAAGGCAGCCTACTTTGAG GTGTGCGGCTGGACAAGGCAGCGTTCGCGCAGCCGCGAGTGCAGCATGCTACGCAGCGGCTCCACGGTGGCCGCCCTTGAAGGACCCGAAGCGCTGCGCCACAAGCTGGCTCGCATGGCGCTCGACGGTCACGGCCGCCTGTGCCTGGCCGCGCTGGACACTCACCTGGACGATCCGCTGGGCGCGTGCGGGGGCGCCATGAGTCCGCTGCTGAAACGTCTCTACGAGGACCCGCTCGAGACGTAG
- the LOC142767634 gene encoding uncharacterized protein LOC142767634 isoform X1: MAHQLPEFEDAKDKWQAYLVKVEAYFEANDVKDDAKKRALLVAALGTKTIEILNGKVAPKKPNALTYAEVVQTLNSYYDPVPNEISESFKFFHRCQQEGESVHAFIVAIRQMAQNCNFSTMLDRMIRDRIVCGVRSKNLQKQLLAKKDLNLQEAEALALAAESAERDSQGITSDKEQASLLKLSAQYESRAKTAGVQQCNCCGKQGHRTNACRLIQRRCFKCTRRGHLARMCAVNDKTSRMLAVTAQATETEDSDNSASQIWSLTTKRSLIPPIRKEFAWNGIQVTMDIDTGSPVCVIPKSIYETYCHQWPQLQKSELQLSCYLGRLPLLGAITMPVSYEGTTVQCTLTVLDCEGPSLCGRDLLKKLTDECIQVLNVYPQPSRSSQAQEVIPKLLQKNADLFTEGTGLMKGPPARLHIKTGSTPKFFKARKIPFALRDKVSKELDRLVSAGIISPVPHSEWATPIVPVLKKDGTVRICGDFKVTLNPVCEVEQYPLPVIDDIFANLRGGKKFSILDLRDAYNQVELDEDSRKLAVINTPKGLFCYNRLPFGIASAPAIFQRKIESVLQGLPGTQAYLDDVLIAESNNNENANLEAVLQRFREYGIKLRAEKCRFCESSVTYLGHRIDTEGLHPLEKNVDAIRLAPLPRNVAELRSFLGMVTFYNKFLPNLSTVLAPLYKLLEKGAKWVWHTKENSAFQKAKSALCSAPVLTYFDPQLELLLECDASPYGVGATLFHRINGEDRPIGFRSRTLTSAEMKYSQIEREALALVFGVTRFRDYLLGREFTLVTDHRPLLGLLRPDRQTSVMAAARIQRWALLLGAYKYKLICKPGSQMLISDALSRLPQSLQEPEAETENLTEMVLLIDQLDEPAVSHKELQALTEADAVLQEVCRNHELPKNPGAESASWYFAPGDAVYVRNYGVGDKWTPGKVKSTSGARLVTVATEDGVVRRHVDQVRKRSSDTGASRETATPEEPPPEGQHRTTQDAPKCEADDLSESPVPELRRSTRIRKPVERYGS; encoded by the exons ATGGCACACCAGCTACCGGAATTCGAAGACGCAAAAGATAAGTGGCAGGCGTACTTGGTAAAGGTGGAGGCTTACTTTGAAGCTAATGATGTGAAGGACGATGCTAAGAAGAGGGCCCTGCTGGTAGCCGCGCTTGGAACAAAGACAATTGAAATCTTGAACGGGAAAGTAGCGCCGAAGAAACCTAATGCTCTGACCTACGCGGAAGTTGTGCAGACGTTAAACAGCTACTACGACCCAGTGCCGAATGAAATTTCAGAAAGTTTCAAATTCTTCCATCGCTGCCAGCAAGAAGGGGAGTCTGTGCATGCATTTATTGTGGCAATTCGACAGATGGCCCAGAATTGCAACTTTTCGACGATGCTGGACAGAATGATAAGGGACCGTATTGTGTGTGGAGTCAGGTCCAAGAATTTGCAAAAGCAGCTGCTAGCAAAGAAAGACCTTAATCTTCAAGAAGCCGAGGCCCTGGCCCTGGCCGCAGAAAGCGCCGAACGCGATTCGCAAGGTATTACTTCGGACAAAGAGCAAGCGAGTTTGCTCAAGTTGAGTGCTCAATATGAGTCGCGCGCGAAGACGGCGGGCGTACAACAATGCAATTGTTGTGGAAAGCAGGGTCACAGAACCAATGCTTGTCGCCTAATCCAGCGCAGATGCTTCAAATGTACACGGCGAGGGCATTTAGCCAGAATGTGCGCGGTGAACGACAAAACAAGCAGAATGCTAGCAGTGACAGCACAGGCGACAGAAACGGAAGACAGTGATAACAGTGCGTCGCAGATTTGGTCGTTGACCACTAAGCGCTCGCTCATACCCCCTATAAGAAAGGAATTCGCGTGGAACGGCATTCAAGTAACGATGGACATCGATACGGGCTCGCCTGTTTGCGTCATTCCTAAGAGCATCTACGAGACGTACTGTCATCAGTGGCCGCAGCTACAGAAGTCAGAACTACAGCTTTCATGCTATCTGGGCAGACTTCCGCTTCTCGGCGCAATAACAATGCCGGTTTCCTACGAAGGTACAACAGTGCAATGTACCTTGACTGTTTTAGACTGCGAGGGGCCCAGTCTTTGCGGTCGGGATCTGCTGAAAAAATTAACCGACGAATGTATCCAGGTTCTCAACGTGTATCCGCAGCCTTCAAGGTCAAGCCAAGCCCAGGAGGTCATTCCGAAGCTGCTCCAGAAAAACGCTGACCTTTTCACTGAGGGCACTGGTCTCATGAAAGGTCCGCCGGCCCGACTGCATATCAAGACCGGATCAACCCCCAAGTTTTTCAAGGCAAGAAAAATTCCTTTTGCACTTCGCGATAAAGTGTCAAAGGAGCTTGACAGATTAGTATCCGCTGGCATAATCTCTCCAGTTCCTCATTCCGAATGGGCGACGCCCATTGTTCCAGTTTTGAAGAAGGACGGAACGGTGCGCATATGCGGTGATTTCAAGGTGACTTTAAACCCAGTGTGCGAGGTTGAGCAGTACCCATTGCCTGTCATAGACGACATATTTGCAAATTTACGTGGAGGGAAGAAATTCAGTATATTGGACCTTCGCGATGCATACAACCAGGTCGAGCTAGATGAAGACTCGCGGAAACTAGCAGTGATAAATACACCGAAGGGGCTGTTCTGCTACAATAGATTGCCGTTTGGCATCGCGTCAGCTCCTGCGATATTCCAACGGAAGATTGAATCGGTGCTACAAGGGCTGCCAGGGACACAGGCATATCTGGATGATGTGCTGATAGCCGAGAGCAACAACAATGAAAATGCTAATCTGGAAGCAGTGTTGCAGCGATTCCGCGAGTACGGCATCAAGCTTCGTGCAGAAAAGTGCAGGTTTTGTGAATCGTCGGTGACGTATCTGGGACATCGTATTGATACCGAGGGACTACATCCGCTCGAAAAGAACGTCGACGCAATCAGACTGGCCCCGTTGCCACGAAATGTTGCTGAGTTGCGATCCTTTTTAGGAATGGTCACTTTTTACAATAAGTTTCTGCCAAATCTTTCCACTGTGCTTGCACCTTTGTATAAGCTTCTTGAAAAAGGCGCAAAATGGGTTTGGCACACGAAAGAAAACTCGGCATTTCAGAAGGCAAAGAGCGCTTTGTGTTCGGCCCCAGTGCTAACGTATTTTGATCCGCAGCTGGAGTTGCTGCTGGAATGCGACGCTTCCCCTTACGGTGTCGGTGCTACCCTGTTTCACCGTATAAATGGCGAAGACAGGCCAATTGGGTTCCGGTCACGAACGCTCACCTCAGCTGAAATGAAGTACTCTCAAATCGAGCGAGAAGCTTTAGCCTTAGTGTTTGGCGTGACACGGTTCCGCGATTACCTCTTGGGTCGGGAGTTCACGTTAGTAACAGATCACCGTCCTTTGCTGGGGCTACTGAGACCGGACCGTCAGACTTCTGTTATGGCTGCCGCACGCATTCAGCGATGGGCGCTTTTGCTCGGCGCGTATAAATACAAGCTTATTTGTAAACCCGGCAGTCAGATGTTAATCTCTGATGCCCTAAGCCGCTTACCACAATCCTTGCAGGAGCCGGAAGCAGAAACGGAAAACCTCACGGAAATGGTGCTTCTCATTGACCAGCTGGACGAGCCCGCGGTTTCGCACAAAGAACTTCAAGCACTCACAGAAGCGGACGCCGTTTTACAAGAAGTATGTAG GAACCACGAATTGCCGAAGAATCCAGGTGCTGAGTCTGCGAGTTGGTACTTCGCTCCTGGAGATGCCGTCTATGTGCGCAACTACGGTGTTGGGGACAAGTGGACGCCAGGCAAAGTGAAATCGACGAGTGGGGCACGTCTCGTCACTGTAGCAACGGAAGACGGCGTCGTTCGACGTCATGTCGACCAGGTGCGAAAACGTTCATCCGACACAGGTGCAAGCCGAGAAACAGCGACTCCAGAAGAACCGCCACCCGAGGGACAACACCGAACCACCCAGGATGCTCCGAAATGCGAAGCGGATGACCTTTCCGAAAGCCCTGTCCCCGAGTTACGTCGGTCCACAAGAATCAGAAAGCCCGTGGAACGCTACGGCTCCTAG
- the LOC142767634 gene encoding uncharacterized protein LOC142767634 isoform X2, with product MAHQLPEFEDAKDKWQAYLVKVEAYFEANDVKDDAKKRALLVAALGTKTIEILNGKVAPKKPNALTYAEVVQTLNSYYDPVPNEISESFKFFHRCQQEGESVHAFIVAIRQMAQNCNFSTMLDRMIRDRIVCGVRSKNLQKQLLAKKDLNLQEAEALALAAESAERDSQGITSDKEQASLLKLSAQYESRAKTAGVQQCNCCGKQGHRTNACRLIQRRCFKCTRRGHLARMCAVNDKTSRMLAVTAQATETEDSDNSASQIWSLTTKRSLIPPIRKEFAWNGIQVTMDIDTGSPVCVIPKSIYETYCHQWPQLQKSELQLSCYLGRLPLLGAITMPVSYEGTTVQCTLTVLDCEGPSLCGRDLLKKLTDECIQVLNVYPQPSRSSQAQEVIPKLLQKNADLFTEGTGLMKGPPARLHIKTGSTPKFFKEPEAETENLTEMVLLIDQLDEPAVSHKELQALTEADAVLQEVCRYVTEGWPSVAGDSREMVEYWKRRHELSVEKGMLFWGHRVVIPRTAREKLLKLLHESHQGASTMKTRARVSFWWPGLDQDIQRAASDCKNCVQALPMPPERNRVSWPISRERWSRLHADYAGPISNKMLLVIVDAHSNWIEAIPVSRATANATVDSMRTLFSRFGLPRTIVTDNGTPFTGAEFAQFVQKNGIEHIRTPPYHPQSNGLAERAVRTLKDGLKRMPGVELSTALSRILCNYRNSPQASGVSPSELLLGYRLRTRLDICFSPRNHELPKNPGAESASWYFAPGDAVYVRNYGVGDKWTPGKVKSTSGARLVTVATEDGVVRRHVDQVRKRSSDTGASRETATPEEPPPEGQHRTTQDAPKCEADDLSESPVPELRRSTRIRKPVERYGS from the exons ATGGCACACCAGCTACCGGAATTCGAAGACGCAAAAGATAAGTGGCAGGCGTACTTGGTAAAGGTGGAGGCTTACTTTGAAGCTAATGATGTGAAGGACGATGCTAAGAAGAGGGCCCTGCTGGTAGCCGCGCTTGGAACAAAGACAATTGAAATCTTGAACGGGAAAGTAGCGCCGAAGAAACCTAATGCTCTGACCTACGCGGAAGTTGTGCAGACGTTAAACAGCTACTACGACCCAGTGCCGAATGAAATTTCAGAAAGTTTCAAATTCTTCCATCGCTGCCAGCAAGAAGGGGAGTCTGTGCATGCATTTATTGTGGCAATTCGACAGATGGCCCAGAATTGCAACTTTTCGACGATGCTGGACAGAATGATAAGGGACCGTATTGTGTGTGGAGTCAGGTCCAAGAATTTGCAAAAGCAGCTGCTAGCAAAGAAAGACCTTAATCTTCAAGAAGCCGAGGCCCTGGCCCTGGCCGCAGAAAGCGCCGAACGCGATTCGCAAGGTATTACTTCGGACAAAGAGCAAGCGAGTTTGCTCAAGTTGAGTGCTCAATATGAGTCGCGCGCGAAGACGGCGGGCGTACAACAATGCAATTGTTGTGGAAAGCAGGGTCACAGAACCAATGCTTGTCGCCTAATCCAGCGCAGATGCTTCAAATGTACACGGCGAGGGCATTTAGCCAGAATGTGCGCGGTGAACGACAAAACAAGCAGAATGCTAGCAGTGACAGCACAGGCGACAGAAACGGAAGACAGTGATAACAGTGCGTCGCAGATTTGGTCGTTGACCACTAAGCGCTCGCTCATACCCCCTATAAGAAAGGAATTCGCGTGGAACGGCATTCAAGTAACGATGGACATCGATACGGGCTCGCCTGTTTGCGTCATTCCTAAGAGCATCTACGAGACGTACTGTCATCAGTGGCCGCAGCTACAGAAGTCAGAACTACAGCTTTCATGCTATCTGGGCAGACTTCCGCTTCTCGGCGCAATAACAATGCCGGTTTCCTACGAAGGTACAACAGTGCAATGTACCTTGACTGTTTTAGACTGCGAGGGGCCCAGTCTTTGCGGTCGGGATCTGCTGAAAAAATTAACCGACGAATGTATCCAGGTTCTCAACGTGTATCCGCAGCCTTCAAGGTCAAGCCAAGCCCAGGAGGTCATTCCGAAGCTGCTCCAGAAAAACGCTGACCTTTTCACTGAGGGCACTGGTCTCATGAAAGGTCCGCCGGCCCGACTGCATATCAAGACCGGATCAACCCCCAAGTTTTTCAAG GAGCCGGAAGCAGAAACGGAAAACCTCACGGAAATGGTGCTTCTCATTGACCAGCTGGACGAGCCCGCGGTTTCGCACAAAGAACTTCAAGCACTCACAGAAGCGGACGCCGTTTTACAAGAAGTATGTAGGTACGTGACTGAAGGATGGCCTTCCGTCGCGGGTGACAGCAGAGAAATGGTCGAATACTGGAAAAGGCGACATGAGTTGTCTGTCGAGAAGGGCATGTTATTCTGGGGCCATCGGGTAGTGATACCAAGAACGGCGCGTGAGAAGCTATTGAAATTGTTGCACGAATCGCATCAGGGAGCGTCCACCATGAAGACAAGGGCAAGGGTTAGCTTTTGGTGGCCCGGTCTGGATCAAGACATCCAGAGGGCCGCTTCAGACTGCAAAAATTGTGTGCAAGCTTTGCCTATGCCCCCGGAACGGAACCGCGTCAGTTGGCCAATTTCGCGTGAGAGGTGGTCGCGGTTGCACGCAGATTACGCAGGACCTATTTCCAACAAAATGCTGTTGGTAATCGTGGATGCACACAGCAATTGGATAGAAGCCATTCCAGTATCGCGAGCAACCGCTAATGCAACGGTGGATTCTATGCGAACCTTGTTCAGCCGTTTTGGATTACCGCGCACCATAGTTACCGACAACGGTACGCCTTTTACAGGGGCAGAATTTGCTCAATTTGTGCAGAAAAATGGAATCGAGCACATTCGTACCCCTCCTTACCACCCTCAAAGCAATGGGCTCGCAGAACGCGCCGTGCGAACCCTTAAGGATGGGTTGAAGAGAATGCCCGGAGTAGAACTGTCAACGGCTCTGTCAAGAATTCTTTGTAACTATAGGAATTCGCCACAAGCTTCAGGGGTTTCGCCGTCTGAGCTACTTTTGGGTTACCGTTTGCGTACTAGACTGGATATTTGCTTTTCTCCCAGGAACCACGAATTGCCGAAGAATCCAGGTGCTGAGTCTGCGAGTTGGTACTTCGCTCCTGGAGATGCCGTCTATGTGCGCAACTACGGTGTTGGGGACAAGTGGACGCCAGGCAAAGTGAAATCGACGAGTGGGGCACGTCTCGTCACTGTAGCAACGGAAGACGGCGTCGTTCGACGTCATGTCGACCAGGTGCGAAAACGTTCATCCGACACAGGTGCAAGCCGAGAAACAGCGACTCCAGAAGAACCGCCACCCGAGGGACAACACCGAACCACCCAGGATGCTCCGAAATGCGAAGCGGATGACCTTTCCGAAAGCCCTGTCCCCGAGTTACGTCGGTCCACAAGAATCAGAAAGCCCGTGGAACGCTACGGCTCCTAG